From the genome of Nicotiana tabacum cultivar K326 chromosome 2, ASM71507v2, whole genome shotgun sequence:
CTCCGTCTTTCTCTCTCTAACATCACCGCCGCTTCATTTTTCTCTCCATCTAGGGTTTTGAAGTTTCGtggttttttttgttgttgaagaATCATAGCATTTCTACTTAATACTAGGGTTTTCCAGTTCGCCTTTACGGGATAAAGCAGGTTTGAATTCTTCTTCTCCTTCGTTTTTAGctaagttgagtttatttttattttgattaattaTTTGTATGCATTTTTATCAGCTCTTttttctaaaatgtttttttaatGAGATTTGGTAAATTTTAATTTAGAGTTTTAGAGTTAGGTTTAATCATATTTTAGGATTATTTTTATGTTCCGTGCACTTGTATGCAATGTGTTGATGTGGTATTGATTTTGattagtctctctctctctctctcgattaTTATCTTTTGAGCTTAATTCGAAATCGTTTTATTTTATCTGTTCGTGTTGTTTTTGAAAGATATCAGTGTAACGGCTTAatccaaattcattttatttgttattttctgTTCTATCCTTGTTCAATTGCTTTTGTTTCTTGCACTTTTCTGTCTAAATTCATAGTGTAGCTTTGAAATTGAGACTGATATTCGCGATGATAGCTTCTTTTTTGGCTGCATTTGTCCGCTATTTTTTTGAGGAGCACATACTGTTTGTTTGTCCTTTTGCTGTCCTGAATGTCTTAATTGTGTTGGGGTTTGAATTGGGCTTTTACCAGGGTTTCTGAAATAGAATtggtttgttatacttgttgggGTTTCCGCTGGCGTCGGTGTATTGGAACGTTCTTTGCCAACCTGAAGACGTAGTTCACAAGTCATTTATTACTTGGAATATTGCATTTATAACTAATGGTGTTTTGTGTGCGGTGTTTTGTGTTCTAGTTATTGGCAGCTTTCGCCTTGGGGATTTGGTTCTATAAACGTAATGTGCATAGTTAAGCTGGAATTGTTAAATACGGAGAATTCATTAAGAAATACTTCCTCATCTCAATTTGGCTTGGCGGTATTTGTCTAGATgcggagtttaagaaagaaaagactTCTGATATAAGCTTCAAGTGCCTTTGGTAccgaatttttcttttttgtatttagTGGGATCTAGAACACGTCATATCAATGGTAAAATAGGAATGTGATAATTATTAGATTGTAAATAGTAAGGTGCCAATCTTTTTGAGATAGACAATAAAGGAAAAAGTGCCAAACAAATTGGCACAGGGAGTATTAAAATTGGTATAGAGATTTTAAATATTTAACCAGTTCTTAGGATTAATTTATGTTGAATTTGATCGGTGTTCTTCGACAAGTTTCATGTTATAGGAGGTTGTTCTTTCTATGCTTGGATGATGCCATTGTGCTTTCAGTAACTTTGTTATTGCACTTAATACCGTTGATCCTTTGAATGTAACGGTGATGGTCTTCCTTGTTCCGAAACACATGGGATTTCATTCTATAGATTAAGGTTTTTAACTGGCACATCTATAGTATGTAAGATTGCCACCAAGCAGAAGGTGTAGAGTTGCCTGTTTATAATGATTAATGATGGCTTAATTTGCTATTTGGTGCATGTACTCTTTAATGCTCGTGTGATTGAGATGATTTTCTGATTGTATATACTTGCTGCTTGTACACCTGAAACCAAATGAATGGGAGTTGAGGATGGAACACTGGAAGTTTGTAGGAAACGAATTTTATAAATGCAATCAAACAAACAGATCAACCTGGTGGAGATCACAGTTGTCAAATATGAATACGTGATTTTTTTTCCGTGGCTTGCTTATTTGTGAGGAGAGGATGAAAGATATGTATCGACTCGGATGCACATCTTTTAAGGTAGTTTGTTCTTTTATTGGTTTGGTCTGCCCGTGATCATTTTCTCTATGGCCTTTTCTAGTAGTTTCGGGGATGGAAATTTTTTCAAAAGGTTAACTTCTACTTGGTCAACTCAATCGAAAGTGGGTTGAGGTGGTTGGTTTTCTTTATTAGTTTATGATATAGAACCAAGTTAAAATTGGACTTTTATGAGTTGTCTACCACTAATAAGTCAAACTGGAGCCTCAAGCCAATTCTGTGATATAGTACTTCATCCTTTAGGTGAGTACTGAGTGGGTTCAAGAAGTTGTTCCGGGAAGAACAGATGGAGAAAATGGTTGGAAAATTGTAAATAATGTGAAACGAATCTACTACCTCTGGTTCTTGCACAAATTGGGTGTACCTTCTCCAATTTTGAGTCAAAACTCAAAACTATTGCAATAAGTCCCTAAACAAACACAAGCCAAAAAGAAGCAAGAGTAAGAGTCATTGCCTCGTGAATGTTGTGATGTTACTGGAAGGAGCACCATGTGTTGCATCTCATAGAAAAATTATAACGTGCTAATACTTTTTGGATTTAGACCCCAATACTAGCCACATCTCACAGGAGCTCATCAAGAGTTAGATTAGCTTCATAATAGTCGTGCTATTACACTGGATGAACTTCAAATCCAGGTGAGGTCTAGGTTTGCACGCACCAAGTGGAAATTAAATTGAGTGCAGCTGATGGAAGGGGTGGTCACTTGGTTGTAAAAGAATGCTTAATTCTAGTTCGCTTGGTTAAAGGTGGGTGCCCATAACATGCAAATAGGTATTGCCTATAATTAGGGATTGGTCTAAGGAGGTGGAGGGAGAACTTACTTTCTGGGACCATTCAGAGGTTGTAGAGTGCATTCATGATACCCGAATCTCcttttgtttgaagtttgttGGACATGAATGAACCCGAACAGACGTACCCGCTGCTTCTGCTTTCTGCCATATGGGCTCAATTTCATAATATTATAACCGGTCTCcatttattatcttttatttaacAAATTTGTGAATTGCTGAAATAAAGTAGTTAACAACCTAATAAAAGGTAAAGTTCATGAAATAAATACTCTCATTCACCATTAAACGAAAGTTTAGTGATGAAATACATGCACTCTTTGCTAAATCTGTCATATGTTTCTCTTTGTTTGAGTTTCATTCCTCTTAAATGATTCCATTTTCCCAGGATTTTTTCAAACAGTCAGTTGTTTTTTAAACCGGAGTTGTTTTAGTTTCGCAGCCATAATTACAGAGAGTGAGTGAAAACATATGCATGTCATAAGTGAATGTCCCGAAATACAGGACTGCTCAGGCATTGGAGGTTTGTTTCTTTGCCTCTGTTACTTTTGCTGGAAAAGAGCAAGGCTGATTTGTGGTTAAATTAAACATTATGTAGTACGTAGCTgttccttttctccttttctacctAAGGTTTCCTTATTGATAGAGGTTGTATTTCTATTCAACTATAAATAAATTATGGTTTGAGTATAATTTTAAACCTCTCGATTTTCAGTGATTTATACCCCTCAGTTTTTTGAAATTGACAGATAAGGCTTCCTTCTTGTGATTGAAGTGAAAATATTAAAAGTCTCCATCTATTAATaacaatattattattattatatgctGGAGATTAGCTTTGTTAATTCAAATTCTAAGATCATACAAAGGTGAGTTGGTAGATTTGAAGATATGTTAGGGGAGGAGGGCAGAGACGGACCATAAGATTGTAGTTTTAAATGAAGCGAGACTTTCAACACAATTGAGATCATTCGGAGCTTAAAGAATTTGATGTGCATTTCATAACTTTTATGCCATGTTGAAATTACATTATTTGAATTTCTTTATAACCATTATCATTTTTAGATTAAGATTTCTAAGTGTTTAGCAGTTGGGGGCGCCAAGGATATCATAGAGCTAATGTGCAGCTCATTAATAAATAAATGTTGAAGTTCCTGGCAAAAAATCACTAAGCGCTTGGAAATTTAATGTGTGACAGAAGAATGATTAAGAGTAAATTGTGTTAATggagttcttttttttttggtttattagATGTAATGGATATTCCTTTTTTTGGAGGGATGATAGTTTTTTTCCATTTTCCTGACCTGGAGATGTACTTATATGAAAAATGTACCTATTGTTTTGGGTCTTTCCTTGAGCATGTtatttgtttttccttcttttttaaaTGTTGAAAATCCGGAGTGGTCTTCTATTTATATGAACACATGCTTTGTGTTAATGTATTTAACCATTTATTTATGCGGTACCACTTGCTAATGAATATTACGGTTTTAATAGGATGATgccttgtaattatattttatcgTGGAACTAAAGAACCTAGCGCTGTTGCCTATAATCTGTACATTTGTGGATATTAAAGGGCAAGGGCTCAAATTAACTTCATAAACGAGGAAGCAAACTACCTGATTTAACGTGCATTTGAATTTGGTTTCTGATACTGGTGCATTAACATTCCTTGTGCAGGATGAAACAAATAGCCCTCAAGACGGTTCATGATAGCAGTTAATGGACAAGATGGTTGAAAAATAGGCTGTATTACAGAGTAAATAGCATTTTTTGGTAAATAGAGTTGTAACAAACATATTACAGGTTACTATAATTTTCTCCTCTGATCTTTGGTAGCACAGAAGTATTTTTTGACGTGCTGAATTCTCAATCCTTTTTATTGATACTTTAAAGTTTTTCGCGAAACCTAGGGTTTCGAGGTTCCTTCAGTTTTTTCTTTCAATGGCTTCTAGCTCTCATAGAGGCGGTGATTTCTACGGTGCTGCTTCCTACAGATCCAGGTATCCATAAAAACGGAAAAAAAAGTATCGTCTTCTTAAGTTATAATTTGTTATGGTACTAATTACTTGCACAATTTGAATTGTGATAGAGAAGTGTTGTGTAACAAACAATTACCAAAAGCATAACCTAATTAGGAGAAAATTAATAGAAAtacatttttttgcatttttggggtttatttttgagaaatttagtTGTTTTCTTTCGTTGTTTGATTGATCAGAGATGGATTGAGTACGAGGCAAGTAGGTGGTTCAGATGAGATACAGGTGCGGATTGATCCGATGCACGGGGACCTAGATGACGAGATTACAGGTCTTCGCAAACAAGTAAAACAGCTTAGAAATGTATGCTTACCTATCACCTTGTCTGTGGCTTTATatttgtattttgtattttttgttggaggattttttttttttttttttttttgcataaccGGTGGCATATTTAATATGCATGTACATGTCAAATTTGGTGATGTGTTATGTCATGGATCCATTTCAAATAAGGTGATGTGTTGTCTTGGGACACTGATAATAGTATTTCTTAGAACACCACTGTGAAACTTGTTAGGCATATAGGTTGAAGATAGTTGAAGTCTCTTCCACGAGCAAACGAAAGCGTAATGACTATACTGTGTTCGGGATTGAGCGAAACAAGGCAATGTTGCATTCAGGAATGTTCTCTATCCTTTAATTTAGGATTTCATCTTAGAATTGGGAATGGAAATGTAGATTTTATGTTTTACCTTTAATTTATCGTATCGTACTGGATTAATAAAGCTGTTAATCAACCCAAGGTTGTTGCCTAGTAGTCAATGAACTGAGTTCAAACCTTGGAGATCAGGGTTCTAGTCCCAGCAGAAATACAAAAACACTAGGTTATTTATTTCCATATGCCTAAGCCTTGGCGGGTGGAATTACCCAATACTTGTGCCAAATTGGAGGTAGCAAGGACTCGGTGAAATGGCTGAGATGTGCACAAGTTGGCTCACACACCACTGTTATGAGAAAAATGTTAATTCACTCTTTGGCTTTACGTTTTCACTGGTAAGACTGCGTTGTTTTGGAAACAATGCCAACTGTCAAGCCATTctggtcccccccccccccgagatATACTTTGCATAAAAGACATTGTATAGGAACTTCTTGTTGGATGGAATCAATTGTTTTGACTGTATGTGGAGCAAGTACTGACTTATTCCTGGTCACCAATCTTGAAGAAAGGTTGTGTTTTCACACCCATGACTCCTTTTTCCGGTGGTTACTTatatctatcttcattttttatATCGGCATATATTGATGCTTTATCATGCTGACATACTTCAACTGGTCTTGAGGTGGATGCTAGAGAGACATCAGCGCTTATTTCTAGGTTGTAAATCTGTCCTAGTGAAATCTGAGAATAGGGGGACCAGTGTCATGTTATCCATATAGTTCATTCACGACAGGCTGAGAGAGAGGTTATCATTCCTATATCCTGTCCGTGGATCCATACAATGTTCCTTATAGGTCATTTTTTCCAATGTCTCATTTGTCTGCCTTGTCATTTCATCTTTGTCAGGGTTTCAGATTTTTATTCAAACTTACCCTTTTGCTAGTACTTATAGATATTTCTTGCTGCAGGTAGCCCAAGAAATTGAGTCTGAAGCAAAGTTTCAGAATGATTTTATTAACCAACTGGTATGCCATGAACTTGTTCTCCTTTTCTTCCAAGTATATTTGATATTCTTTAAGTCCTTTAAATCACTTTTCCATATATTTATGTACCTTAACAATTAAGTTTTTGTATATTGGAGCTTGTTTTGTGTTTATGTTCCTAAGGCTGGATAACAATCTAACACTCTCTCTCCTTCTATAAATGCTGGGAATTGCAATTGTTATTACTGTAAATATTTTGGAAATGACAGTGTACTCGTAGTCTTTGTTTGCCTTACGTACTGCCAAACCAACCTGCCTGAATGCCTTTGTTGCTCTATGCTTTTCTTTTAGGTTTTCTAGTACTTTGAAAGATACATCCTTGTTAGATCTAATAAAAAGCCCAAACTTGATtccattctcttttttttctttgttcttagAGGGTAATTTGTGCGGGGATATTGAACTACACACTGCATATGTTCAACTGATTGTAAATCTGTATTCTAATAGTTATCCCGTCTAGCAAATTGCTGCAATAGATTGCTTCAAGCCGTTAGAAGTAGTAAACTTTCCTAGAGTTTGTGTGGCATTGTTTATAAATGTGTTGGTTGGTCGGTCTATCTGAGATTCTCATGATGTATGCTTATTTTATTGATTATGGAATCATTCTTGTAAGTTACATGATTTCCCCGTTTCCTTAAAAACTTGCACTTCCCATTATCACAGCAAATGACACTGATCAAAGCTCAAGCAGGGGTGAAGAACAATATGAGACGATTGAACAGAAGTATCATCCAGGAAGGATCAAACCATGTGATGCATGTTATTCTTTTTGCGCTATTTTGCTTCTTTGTGATATATTTGCTGTCCAAGTTTTCACGGAGATAAAGGCGATCTTTTGCGCTATTTTGCATTTCCTGGTGCAAGTCTTGATGAAGATGAGAGAAACACACAATCTATTCAAGGCATCATACAAATGCTGCAGTGGTTAATTTTTAGTGATTGGGGACAGCAAGGGTGCAACTATAGGAAGTCCATATATCAGTCTTCTTATTagtttcttgttttctcttttcacttttatttttctttgtaataCTTGCTATATGACAATGATAATTGTGTGCTTATCCTAGAAAAAAGCTGAATATTTACAATGGAAAATGCTCTATACTTCATTTGTTTAAACAGCAGAGCCTGTTTTGCAGATGATGATGTTCGGCAAACAGTGTATACATTTGATTTTAACTCTTACAAAGTCTGCCCCTAACAGAAGGCTAGCATACACATGCTTTTGAATCATTTTGTTGCTGGTTTGCTTGATCAGCTGAGGCTTGCTCCACTTTGCTTAGCCTAACTTGATCAATGACTCTTCTAGCCCATTCTGCAAAATAGGTTTTGTTGTGTCCAACCATGCCATCTTTATGAAATGAAAGCATTGCAGACATCTTTTGGGGATGGACACTCCTCGCCTATTGTATCTCACCATGCACCTTGGTGTATCATCCCTGATTGATTCGCCATCTAGTGGGAGCCAAATGAAACCAAAGTTTCATGTTCggttttaaaaataatgaatcgGCATCGACTATAACCCCTATCCTTCCAAGCTAACGATGCCGGTTCGATTCCCGCTATCCACTCTATTATCTAtttattctaaatattttaatttattcatTAAACTAAATTTAGTTTATTGGTATTAGTACATCATTGAATATACAATAGGACAGATAGAGGTTTAATGAATAGATTAAACCCCTATACAATTGGATGCAATTTATTTTCTGGTTGAATATTTGAATCCAAGACACttgcttccttttttttttattaagatAAAGACAATAGTGATCAGTATTTCTTTAGTATTTCTTTATGCTTGTCCATTTGTTCGTGAATAGCTTCTTTCAAAAGGGCTTCTTTCACAACGCCATGCTTGATGAACATAATGACGCAATAATGGATGCAAATCTTACTGCACtcatattttttcacaataacaTTCTACTTGAACAACAATATTACAACAACATTCTATTGTCACATTGTTGGGATTACCTAGTTAACTTATATgtcttacttttcttttttatttattttaaaaattgatactcctttataaagttaaaaataaaataactaaaggaGTATAAAAGGGTAAAAATGCCAATGAtgcaaccaaaaaaataaaaacaggAGTATATAAACCTAAATTTGGAGAGGAAAAAGTAAAGCTAAATTTGGAGCGTAGGAACGTAATTTTGTTTTTAACGCTAATCGCATCTAAGCTTATTAGTTCAGAGAGATGTACAAAGAAAGTACCTTTACCTCAGAAAAGGGATGTCCAAAATGTTTGATGAGTAGAAAGAAGACTTTGTAATTGCACACCAAAAGattaataatatatttatattaatttattaatattaacAATTTATTAATGTTAATATTCATTTAATAAATTAATCACAGGAAAGATTATATAATTTGATTTGAGAATCTTGACCAATTATCGTTCAAATAGATGGCTAATTTTATGTTAAGTCAGGTCAATATATGCATGGTTTTTAATTAATATGGGATTGATAAACCAAAAAGTTTTTGTGTTAACAAATTGCAAAGCTGTTTGGAAATATTATATTTGTGGATGTCTATTCCTTGTATAGTCGGTCTAGCAAAAGGAGGtttgtagaagaagaaaaattatacTGTTACTTAAATTCTTTGTCTAATAATGACCTTTTCTTCGGCTATTTTCTCTTATTATACAACAAAAGCAGAAAAATGTACTCACTTTATCCATCATATAactcaaaatcataaacaatgTTACAGATGAAATTAACATAAAACTAAATACTCACACGCTTATCTTCAATGAATGTTACATTAGCAAGTGGAGTCATTAATTTATCTTTGATCAGACGGTGTAAGATCTTTTGGtaatatttattttgtaaactTGTAAGCTGTTAATTACGAGGCAAAATGGAGTTTAAGACATATAAAACAAGCAGTATAAAGGATGAAGACAACTTATAACACACAAAGTCAGTCTAATTATTTGCTGCAAACTGGAATAGTATATATGGATAAGTACACACAAACTAATATTGGCTTTTTTCAcctttctttttgttgtttatgCACACAACTAAATATTGACAGCATGATTATGGTGTCTTTTATGCCTTCAGAGAATTACTTGTCGACTTGTGTGATTGTTTTTAATTTGTTACGTAACTATGTCAGTCACGCCTTCTAAAAGTTTTACAAAGATCCAATATTCTTGTTTGTTGATAAGTTAGCTGTTCAAATGTGTTTTTCGATTCCTTAAACTGTAAAATTTCTAGTTTACATCGAAAGTACGACGTTGCACTGTAATTTATATAAGAAAAAAGTGAGACATTATTGAATAACTTTATTGTTAGTTCATATCTATGATTATTACAGAGCAACTTTAAAAACTGAAGTAGTACAAACACAAAGATAAATCACTAAAAAACTAAAggagaatattaataaaaattataaaatgagTAGCATGGTCGTTTGGAGAGTAGGCTATTAGTAGTGTGTTTGGACTGCCCAGTTTTTGGAAGGTCTGATTTCCTTTTATACTGAAAATATTACTTATATGTTACTTGTTAGATAAACGATGTAAGTCCATGATTGTACATACAGTTGGGTTATTAGACTtcatttttaagaaaatttcttTAGAAAATAGTAATGTACTATTCGTTTTACTTAGTTTAGTTTTGATACAAAATTCCGTTGTATAAAATGCTCCTTCTTTTCTTGCACTCACAAAGTCACAATATTGTATATTTAAACTAGTAAATTAGCCAATTATATAAAAAGATGTGTTTTCAAATCATGTGAAACATTTACAAAATGCTGGAAGGAATATTAACCAGACTCATaagtactattttttttttatccgCCACACAtagcaaaattatcaaaaaaaaaaagcatcTTAAGGGATGTGGGTTCGTGTGAATCCATGCTTCTCTTCCAAAATCATGTATAACAATGGTATATctttttaaaattacttaaatatatgtGCGTGCACCTTAGCTCAAACACTCCTATAATGCAATCATTATTTGGTGCATCTCTACAAGTGAAATTGGCGGTTTAAATCCCTGTTTTCGATACGtagtatagatatatatatatatgtaaaagtcactaaattttaaaaaagaatataattttgaacctataattttaaatatataatagaTTTTCATGTTAAGAGCATAAAGTTAAACCCATCAAATGTAAATTCTAGATCTATCTCTTTAAATATATGCTCATCCTTATGAAATCTTACATCAATCATATGAAACATTGATAAAGTGTTGGTGAAGAAATAAAACGCATAaatattcttttgttttttttttctgaacGAGAAAATATATAATGATACTAATGATAaatgaattagaaaaagaatCACATCATGACACTTACGTATTTCTTATACGATGCAATTGTCGCTTATTACCTTCATCTGCTTAACTGTTGGATTTTAATAAAACTCATAAACCTCCTAGTGCACTTTATATATAAACGGAAAATGACCAAAACCGCCCTTAGACTATTTGATTTGGTACAAATATGCCCTCCGTTCACCTATTGAGCCAAATATGTCCCCACCGTTATCTTTCTGGCTCACTTATGCCCCCATGACTATGGTCAATACCAAATAAAAAAGGTTTACTTAAATTACACGTGACAACTTTTTATTGTTTTAATTTTAAACCATGACCCCAATTAAATAAACCCACCCTTAACCCTTTTTTTTAACCCAACCCAAAAATCCAACCCACCTTAGAAAATGGCCAAACTATtgattgtaaaaaaaaaatcaacttctCCATCTTTCCAATTCTACCACCATCATAGTCGCCACCATCCCCTTTTCTCCATAGCGACCACACTACCACCATATTTTTAGTCTAAGGGCAGTTTTGgtctttttttcatatttttattatcTTCTTTATTTTGCATTTACCATTGGAGCtgtcatttttaaaaaatattcgtCAAAAGATCCTAATGTTCACATTCATATGTCACTTACAATGGtaaatctttttttctttcttatcacATAAGATAATCAACGAACCTATTATGAATTCATGGGCTTTAAATTCAGGAATCCAATTTTTTCTTCataattttttgtaaattttacaAACTCTTATTCAGTTGTTAGACCCAAAtggtaataatttgtaaaaaaataaaaatttatgacTTAGGTAATCCTCCTTGAACAAAATCCTAATTTTACAACAAAGAAAGGACATCAAatcgaaaaaaattaaaaaaattctaatCGGACCCTTTCGATTAGCATAATATTCTCGATGTTATTGTTCGAAAATGGAGGAATGGAGCAAACATGAGAATCGTGGTTGCGGTGAAAACATGGTTGTTATGGAGGAAAGGGGATGGTGGCAACTATGGTGATGATAGAGTTGAAAAGAtggataaattaatttttttaacaatCAAGAGTTTGGCTATTTTTTTAGGTGGGTCGGATTTTGGGGTTGGGTAAAAAAAGGGTTAAGGGCAGGTTTATTTAATTAGAGTCATCATTTAAAATTTAACCAATAAAAATTTGGCAcgtgtaattttaattttaaaaaattacttaGTATTGGTCGTTAGTCGTAGGGGCATAAGTGAGCCAGAAAGTTAACGATGGGGACATTTTTGGCTCAATAGGTGGACGGAGGACATATTTATACCAAATCGAATAGTCTGATGGTAGTTTTGACTCTTTTCCGATATATAAATCACGTATCGTCTTCTCTCCATCCAAGGATGAATTTATAATCAATGCAACGAATACAAGAACGAcaaaaggaattaaaagaacaaaagTTACTCACACATCAGCTTGTGACACTTGCGTGTTTCTAACACGAGACCATTGTTGTTTGGGTTACGATATACTATAAATCatgcgtattgttatagtattctttatggaataattatttatttatttattcaattcaataaagttttttttaaaaatagatcatgtactTGTCTGTGCGTCCGTTGCTTATATAGTaaatgatttagtgtatagaatTTAGCTCATA
Proteins encoded in this window:
- the LOC107787894 gene encoding bet1-like protein At4g14600, with protein sequence MASSSHRGGDFYGAASYRSRDGLSTRQVGGSDEIQVRIDPMHGDLDDEITGLRKQVKQLRNVAQEIESEAKFQNDFINQLQMTLIKAQAGVKNNMRRLNRSIIQEGSNHVMHVILFALFCFFVIYLLSKFSRR